A segment of the Mytilus trossulus isolate FHL-02 chromosome 12, PNRI_Mtr1.1.1.hap1, whole genome shotgun sequence genome:
TGATTGTTTCATTTGAGATCTGaagaaattgtaataaaattgagaatggaaatggggaatgtgtcaaagagacaacaacctgaccaaataaatacaacagcagaaggtcaccaacaggtcttcaatgtagcgagaaattcccgcacccggaggcgtccttcagctggccccttaacaaatatatactagtccagtgataatgaacgccattctaatttccaaattgtacacaagaaacttaaattaaaataatacaagaccaacaaagaccagagactcctgacttgggacaggcgcaaaaataaggcggggtaaaacatgtttgtgagatctcaaccctccccctatacctctaaccaatgtagaaaagtaaacgcataacaatatgcacattaaaattcagttcaagagaagtccgagtctgatgtcaaaatGCCTAGATATTTAGCTGATTGTACTTGATGtaataaaagtgttttttttaattgttgagACTCTTAAGATGTTAAATCTGGCAGGAAGAAATGACATGAGCAAGTCTTGAAGGTCGTatggtgacctgtagttgttaatgtctgtgtcattttggtcttttgtggatagttgtctcattggcaatcataccacatcttcttttgtatattgTGCCCATCTTATAGCTGCTTCTATGTCTTCTTAGAGATTAAGACAATCGTTTTGGTAGGTAATAGGCCGGTATATAATGATGTCGTCTGCAAATAGTCTTATTTGGCTGTGTTTAAAGTAGTCAGGTAAGTCATTAATGTAAATTAGAAAGAGTATTGGTCCTAGTACAGTGCCCTGAAGAACGCCTGATGTACTGGAGTTTTTTCAGATGGTGTGTTTTTGAGAAGGTCTGTTTGAGTTCTGTTAGATAAAAATGATTGAATCCAGTTCATTGCCTGAGCTGAAATGCCGTagtgttttaatttgaaaagtaaGCGTGTATGTGGACTTTGTCTTTGGCAAAATCCATGATTACTGAGTCAGTTTGTATATTTGTATCGTTGTTTTGAGCTAGTTGTTTAAGAGATATTACTTGATATTACTTGATCTATTTGCCTTAAATCCATGTTTTAGTTCATATAGTATGTTATTTGACTCAAGTTGTTTCATCATATTGCTAGCTAGTATATGTTCACGTAATTAACATAAGATACAGGTAAGTGAGATTAATCTATAATTACCAGGATGATGTTTAagagatttatgagttttgaacatcggtataccactgttacctttatttgtCTCCTTTTAAAATACTGGTGTAACGTTTGCATGGTTCTGGTCTGACAAATTTATATCGATGATCTATAATCCATCATCGATATAAATTTGTCTTGTTCGCTTTTAAATAATCATATATAAGGATGAGGTCTTTCTTTATCTTCTCCCAGTttgcttttttatatattagtgCTTTATGTGGTTGTTGTTTTGGTGTTTGTAAAGCAAAGTTGATTTCACAAAGGAAAATATCATAGTCGCTTCCTCCTCTTGGTTGGAGGGTCTCAACTCTGTTCATAAAGGGTGGATTCGTCATGCACATTAGATACCAAGTTCTATCATTTCTGTGGTTCTTATCAATTACTTTCAAGCAATTGTTGGTGTAGTGCTGAATCAGGTTTGTTTTAGTAATACCAAGTTTTTTCCAGTTTAGCGTTTGGAATGACAATCTAGAGTTTATATTGCAGATATGACCCAGATATAGACACGCGCATGTCATGTATGTGTGATAAGTCATTTCTAAActgaattattataaattaaggaacgtatctccctcatgcaaagctctgaatCCTCTcccggatttggctatactttttggaccttttaaattatagctcttcatcttttagttaagctttggatttcaaatattttggccacgagcataaCTGAAGAgtcatgtattgtcgaaatgcgcatctggtgcatgaaaattggtaccgttgaatttattacaaccactgggtcgatgcctctgctgttGGACTATTAgtacccgagggtatcaccagcccagtagccagtacttcggtactggcataaaaagacggattttttgtgttattaaactttgcagttacaaaatataagaaataattataaattaaggaatgcatctccctcatgcaaagatCTGATTCCTCTcccggatttggctatactttttggaccttttggattatagctcttcattttttatataagctttggatttcaaatattttggccacgagcattactgaagagacatgtattgtcgaaataaGCATCTGAtgcatgaaaattggtaccgttgaatTTATTACtactactgggtcgatgcctcccGCCCAGACTATTAgtacccgagggtatcaccagcccagcagccagtactttggtactggcatgaaaatacggattgtttgtgttattaaactttgcagttacaaaatataagaaattattataaatcaaggaatgtatctccctcatgcaaagctctgattcctctCCCGGATTTGGCTATaatttttggaccttttggattatagctcttcatctgttatataagctttggatttcaaatagtttggccaagagcattactgaagagacatgtattatcgaaatgcgcatctgatgCATGAAAACTGGTACTGTTGaatttattactaccactgggtagATGCCTCTGATGCTGGACTATAAgtacccgagggtatcaccagcccagtagccagtactacAGTACTGGCAtgggcatgaaaatacggattttttgtgttattaaactttgcagttacaaaatattagaaattattagaaattaaggaatatatctccctcatgcaaagctctgattcctctctcggatttggctatactttttggacctttgggattatagctcttcatcttttatataagctttggatttcaaatattttggccacgagcattactgaagatacatgtattgtcgaaatgcgcatctgatgcatgaaaattggtaccgttgaaattattactaccactgggtagatgcctctgctggtggacttttaggacccgagggtatcaccagcccagtggCCAGTACTTTGGTAcgggcatgaaaatacggattgtttgtgttattaaactttgcagttacaaaatataagaaattattataaattaaggaatgtatctccctcgtgcaaagctctgatctTTCCCCCGGATTTCgctatactttttgaaccttttggattatagctcttcatcttttacataagctttggatttcgaCTTTTCTTTTCATTCGTTCTAACCTTTAGTTAATGTATTTCcttcttattttaattatagtttGGCAATCagttaaatgtgattttaatttaaaccatATTGGTACATTGTATTTGAATACTAAGTAGGtatgattaaaacaaattaaaaggtattaaattataatttaggaCAGCATATTTATCAGAACATGTTAAGTTGTTCCTGCTGGTTACAAATACTTTAATCTACGTACTAGTAACTTGTTGTGCTTTACTTACTTACTGACATGGATAATTTAATATCTGTCAGATTTTTGTTTCTATGTTTCATAATGTTATATGACGTTCAATGTCAGagtaaatcaaatataaaacagttatatagtgatgtgttttcaaattACCAAAAATCAATTGTTCCTAATTCTGATTTTTCTTCACCTCTAAATATAACTGTGAGTTTATATTTGATCACCATAACTCGATTTCAAGAAGTTGACCAGACGCTTGATCTAGCAGCTGGATTAAAGGCGAGTTGGATAGATGAGGACTTATCGTGGAATCCGTCTTCATATGGTAATGCAGAAGACATAGTGGTACCTTTGACCGATGTTTGGACCCCAAACTTTGTACTTGTAAACTCAGTTGCAACATATGAACCGTTAGGTGGAGACAACGCTAATTCTGCAACACTCGATAACACTGGTGAGGTGTCTATATTTGTTGGCGACGTATTGTCATCTAAGtgtacaacaaatatatataagtttcCGTTTGATTCTCAGACGTGTTATCTGAGATTCTATGTGTCGAAAATGCCATTGAGAACAGTAACATTGAATCCAGCTTCTAATCCTGTTCAACTAGCCTTTTTCACACCAAATTCGGACTGGTCATTACAATCATATAAAGGTGAAACGTCAATTTGGAAtggattttctttatttaccTTCACACTAACAATACAACGTTCGCCTTTATATTACACAGTATTAGTGTGTGCTCCTACTATATTGTTTGGATTACTCAATCCAATGGTGTTTTTACTTCCGGTAGAATCTGGAGAACGAATAGGACTTTCAATAACTATATTACTATCTTATGCAATATTTTTGTCCATGGTACAAACGGCTATACCAGCAACGTCTAATCCAATGAGTCTTCTCTTAATCATAATGATTGTTACTATATCATTAAGTGGAATCATTCTGGCTTCAACAATTTACATATCTTTGATTTATCATAGAGATCCAAAGACTAAAATGAACTTTTTCTGGAGGTTTATTGGAACTAGAAATAATACATTAACAGGCGTGCAGccatttacaaaaaattgtaaagaaGAGAATATGAAATCGTTGACAGAGACAAGTCCCTCTTGGAAGGAAGTATGCGAGAGATTTGACAATATTGTGATGGTTATATCATACTTTATCCTTTTCATTATAAACTGTGGATATTTTATAGCTGTATTGAGGTGATATCATTTTAATGAGTTAATATCATAATGTTTCTTATCATAATAGACTAAAttacatatgatttttactgcATGAAACTAGCATTAAATTAacgtaaatttcatatttttcgaattggtgttGAGCGGGCTGGTATGAAAAGTTTATGACAGGCTTCGATTgttatcgcatggcattccggtgatactcggcaaTTTTCTGAGAGtacacctcaatgctacgtttttagtgaaaaacattacaaagtagtgtacaaaacaattatttggatactgaaaagtatattgtgtaaaataataattaaaaaaaaaaaaaaaaaaaaaaaaagaacaaattattttaaaataaatgcattttttaaaagttttaaacataattaagaaagtttctttgaaaaaaaaattgactctTCCAAACAGTATTCATTTAgtatattgttgattttttgtcgattcgtcCATATTAAAATGCTGAACTTTTCACTCTTAACTTCTATTTGAATACCACGTCAAAGGATCATTATATGAATCTGTGATGTTTCTCCAccgttgaagcatatgataaaaagatcataacatggcatttttcatatcgcatgtattatcagctcTCGGTTAATATCAGACCTCGAGCCATGCGTCTCTTAGGCTGATAATGaactagggctgataatacatgcgatatgaaaaatgccatgtaataatctgatattattcATTATCAACTGTGCATATTGTATACTTGTAGCTGTATTGAGGCGATATTTCAATAAAGTTTTGTCCTAATGTGTTTTTATGGTTTATTCTTAACCGTgcatatttcataaataaattcttgtgatataatttaaaaaaatattttctaagaCTCGTTTTGTTCTCTTGGGTGTTTTCTGTCATACCTCTTCAGAAATTTGAAGTGTTATAGACATATACTGTGGTAACAAGTTAACAGCTCTCCCcgcataaaaatataaaagtcaaaCGTAGTTTTAAGATTTTGTTaagaaatatattgaaataaagtttaCCCTGAATTTGACACACAATCTCAGTTAGCATCTAAGTTCCAGATTCTATGACAAACGAGCCAATTTTAATtctgaaattatcaatttcccccaccttagtagcgatataccaacttcacctgcataagggatatacatttcataacttattcggtattcaagagcttgcagtaACTACTAAACTTTGTGAAGGTAGATGAACCAGTGGTATCTCAAAAACgcctcgtcctttt
Coding sequences within it:
- the LOC134693322 gene encoding acetylcholine receptor subunit alpha-1-A-like translates to MDNLISVRFLFLCFIMLYDVQCQSKSNIKQLYSDVFSNYQKSIVPNSDFSSPLNITVSLYLITITRFQEVDQTLDLAAGLKASWIDEDLSWNPSSYGNAEDIVVPLTDVWTPNFVLVNSVATYEPLGGDNANSATLDNTGEVSIFVGDVLSSKCTTNIYKFPFDSQTCYLRFYVSKMPLRTVTLNPASNPVQLAFFTPNSDWSLQSYKGETSIWNGFSLFTFTLTIQRSPLYYTVLVCAPTILFGLLNPMVFLLPVESGERIGLSITILLSYAIFLSMVQTAIPATSNPMSLLLIIMIVTISLSGIILASTIYISLIYHRDPKTKMNFFWRFIGTRNNTLTGVQPFTKNCKEENMKSLTETSPSWKEVCERFDNIVMVISYFILFIINCGYFIAVLR